One uncultured Methanobrevibacter sp. genomic window, CAGAATACCAAAAAACCTTTGAATTATTTAAACAACATGGTTATACAAAGCTAAAATGCAATCAAACAACATTCAATACAATGTTAACAATGTTGAAAAAGGAATATCCATTTTTATATGACAGTGAATCTAGCACATTGCAGCAGGTCTATCGTGACTTAATACGTTCATTTAATGGA contains:
- a CDS encoding helix-turn-helix domain-containing protein, which codes for MLDECIIVNEGLKVKLYPDKVMKDKFNQSLGNARFVWNNLLTEYQKTFELFKQHGYTKLKCNQTTFNTMLTMLKKEYPFLYDSESSTLQQVYRDLIRSFNG